In a single window of the Diospyros lotus cultivar Yz01 chromosome 10, ASM1463336v1, whole genome shotgun sequence genome:
- the LOC127810929 gene encoding fasciclin-like arabinogalactan protein 7: MDLTVILMVSTTSVLLLSSPSAYYAQAAASPSPTPTPAPGPAPDFVNLTDLLSVAGPFHSFLNYLESTKVLETLQNQANNTEEGITLFVPKDNAFSSLRKPLSNLTQDQLKSLCLFHALPHYYSLADFRNLSQVGPVSTMAGGQYSLNFTDVSGTVHLSSGWTNTKVSSAVHSTDPVAIYQVDKVLLPEAIFGTDIPPTPAPAPSPDNIAPTADAEVEKGKSGSSAPTSTPDSSSYRIVSLGAWSQMVLAISGGLVVFL, encoded by the coding sequence ATGGATTTGACTGTGATATTGATGGTTAGCACCACATCGGTTCTTCTTCTGTCCTCTCCCTCAGCCTACTATGCTCAGGCTGCTGCATCCCCAAGCCCTACTCCGACCCCGGCCCCGGGCCCGGCACCCGATTTCGTGAACCTTACAGATTTACTCTCAGTAGCTGGCCCATTCCACAGCTTCCTCAATTACCTCGAGTCCACCAAAGTCCTTGAAACTCTCCAAAATCAGGCAAACAACACTGAGGAAGGCATTACCCTCTTTGTACCCAAAGACAATGCCTTCTCCTCTCTTAGAAAGCCTCTCTCCAATCTCACCCAAGACCAGCTCAAGTCACTCTGCCTCTTCCATGCCTTGCCACACTACTACAGTCTAGCAGACTTTAGGAACCTCAGCCAAGTAGGCCCTGTTAGCACAATGGCTGGGGGCCAGTACTCCCTCAATTTCACCGATGTCTCTGGCACCGTGCACCTCAGTTCGGGGTGGACGAACACAAAAGTGAGCAGTGCCGTGCATTCGACTGATCCTGTCGCGATTTATCAGGTTGATAAGGTCCTCCTTCCAGAGGCAATCTTCGGCACTGACATTCCTCCAACCCCTGCACCGGCACCATCTCCTGACAATATTGCCCCGACCGCAGATGCTGAGGTTGAAAAGGGTAAGAGCGGATCATCGGCTCCAACATCTACCCCTGATTCTTCGTCTTACAGGATTGTCAGCTTGGGTGCTTGGAGCCAGATGGTTTTGGCAATTTCAGGTGGTCTGGTCGTGTTCTTGTAG